A region of Kwoniella shivajii chromosome 11, complete sequence DNA encodes the following proteins:
- a CDS encoding acetyl-coenzyme A synthetase, translating to MSAAEQVIHHVHPLPDSVPESEDLFAPPPRLRGEEGRPKPHIGPNFQSYLTEWKKTVGPDSDKWWAEKAVECLSWYTPFKTVRAGDFENGDVQWFPEGTLNASYNCLDRHFYKNPEKTAIIYEADEPSESREISYAELMRETCRVANVLRSWGVKKGDAVSVYLPMTWQAAAAFLACARVGAVHSAVFAGFSAESLRDRVNDCECKVLITTDEGRRGGKSIATKAIVDAALQSCPLVEHVLVLRRTGNKVPFTEGRDKWWDEECAKVPTYCPCEPMASEDPLFILYGVVHSTAGYLLGAYLTVKYVFDVHADDKFACMADVGWITGHTYIVYGPLANGVTTTVFESTPVYPTASRYWDFVDKWKATHLYTAPTAIRLLRRMGEEHVANHDLSSLRVLGSVGEPINPEAWHWYNDFAGKKQCAIVDTYWMTETGSIVVTPLPGAISTKPGSATFPFFGMDVDIIDPQTGKVLEGNDVEGVLVAKKPWPSLARTVFKDHKRYLETYMKPYPGYFFFGDGAARDYDGYIWIKGRVDGDVSGHRLSTAEVESALILHKGVAETAVVGSHDDITGQAVFAFVTMKPEFDFKATKEVDLNKELAIQVRKVIGPFAAPKKIYLVNDLPKTRSGKIMRRILRKIVAGEGDQLGDLSSIADPTVVEDIKAKVAAGPAK from the exons ATGTCAGCGGCAGAACAAGTTATTCATCATGTACACCCATTACCTGATTCAGtacctgaatcagaagaCTTATTCGCCCCACCACCAAGGTtgagaggtgaagaaggaagaccGAAACCCCACATTGGTCCAAATTTCCAATCCTATTTGAcggaatggaagaagaccgTAGGACCAGATAGTGATAAATGGTGGGCTGAAAAAGCGGTAGAATGTTTGAGCTGGTACACACCTTTCAAAACTGTCAGAGCTGGTGATTTCGAAAATGGTGATGTGCAGTGGTT CCCAGAGGGAACCCTGAACGCTTCATACAACTGTCTCGATAGACACTTTTATAAAAATCCAGAGAAAACAGCAATCATCTACGAAGCTGATGAACCTTCCGAATCAAGAGAAATATCCTATGCAGAATTAATGAGAGAAACTTGTAGAGTAGCAAACGTACTCAGATCTTGGGGTGTTAAGAAAGGTGACGCAGTTTCAGTATA CCTTCCCATGACATGGCAGGCTGCTGCTGCATTCTTGGCTTGTGCAAGAGTCGGTGCGGTACACTCTGCTGTATTCGCTGGTTTCTCGGCCGAATCTCTCAGAGACAGAGTAAACGACTGTGAATGTAAAGTGTTGATCACCACCGA TGAGGGACGACGAGGTGGAAAAAGTATTGCCACTAAAGCTA TCGTCGACGCTGCCCTTCAATCGTGTCCACTTGTCGAACACGTCCTTGTGCTTCGACGAACCGGTAACAAGGTACCTTTCACCGAGGGCAGAGACAAATGGTGGGACGAGGAATGTGCCAAAGTCCCTACCTATTGCCCTTGCGAGCCAATGGCTTCCGAGGatcctctcttcatcctttAC GGTGTGGTCCACAGTACTGCTGGATACCTCCTTGGTGCCTATCTGACCGTCAAGTATGTATTCGACGTTCACGCCGACGATAAATTCGCTTGTATGGCCGATGTTGGATGGATAACAGGTCACACCTACATTGTTTACGGACCCCTCGCCAACGGTGTTACCACGACTGTATTCGAATCCACTCCGGTCTACCCTACCGCCTCTAGATACTGGGACTTTGTCGACAAATGGAAGGCGACACACTTGTACACTGCGCCTACGGCCATTCGATTACTTCGAAGAATGGGTGAAGAACATGTTGCAAACCATGacctttcatcattgagAGTGTTAGGATCAGTTGGAGAACCCATCAACCCAGAAGCTTGGCATTGGTACAATGATTTCGCCGGAAAGAAACAATGCGCTATCGTGGATACTTATTGGATGACTGAAACCGGGTCAATCGTCGTCACTCCATTACCAGGAGCCATATCAACCAAACCTGGTTCAGCGactttcccattcttcgGCATGGATGTTGACATCATCGATCCTCAAACTGGTAAAGTCTTGGAAGGAAATGATGTGGAAGGTGTTTTGGTTGCAAAGAAACCATGGCCATCACTTGCTAGAACAGTCTTCAAAGATCACAAGAGATACCTTGAAACATACATGAAACCTTATCCAGgttacttcttctttggagATGGTGCTGCTAGAGATTACGATGGTTATATCTGGATCAAGGGAAGagttgatggtga TGTATCAGGTCATCGATTATCCACGGCCGAAgtagaatcagctttgattctCCACAAGGGTGTAGCGGAAACGGCAGTGGTCGGTTCACACGACGATATCACCGGTCAAGCAGTGTTCGCTTTCGTCACCATGAAACCTGAATTTGACTTCAAAGCTACCAAGGAAGTTGACTTGAACAAAGAATTGGCTATTCAAGTTAGAAAAGTGATCGGTCCGTTCGCCGCTCCCAAGAAGATT TACCTCGTCAACGATTTGCCTAAAACACGATCGGGTAAAATCATGAGACGTATCTTGAGGAAGATCGTCgctggagaaggtgatcaatTGGGTGATTTGTCATCCATCGCTGATCCAACTGTAGTCGAAGACA TCAAAGCTAAAGTAGCTGCTGGACCTGCCAAATAA